A window from Citrus sinensis cultivar Valencia sweet orange chromosome 3, DVS_A1.0, whole genome shotgun sequence encodes these proteins:
- the LOC102615811 gene encoding 2-alkenal reductase (NADP(+)-dependent), which translates to MAANSEVVSNKQVILKNYVEGFPKETDMLVKASSISLKVEEGSNAILVKNLYLSCDPYMRARMSFNQDPYFSSFTPGSPIEGFGVAKVVDSGHPEFKKGDLVWGTTGWEEYSLIKNPQGLFKIHHTDVPLSYYTGILGMPGMTAWAGFYEICAPKKGEYIYVSAASGAVGQLVGQFAKLMGCYVVGSAGSREKVELLKNKFGFDDAFNYKEENDLDAALKRCFPEGIDIYFEHVGGKMLDAVLLNMRLHGRIAACGMISQYNLSQPEGVHNLMNVVYKRIRMEGFVVFDYFPQYSRFLDAVLPYIREGKVVYVEDVADGLENAPAALVGLFSGRNVGKQLVVVSRE; encoded by the exons ATGGCGGCTAACAGTGAAGTGGTGAGCAACAAGCAGGTGATATTAAAGAACTACGTAGAAGGGTTTCCCAAAGAGACAGACATGTTGGTAAAAGCAAGTTCAATTTCATTGAAAGTAGAGGAAGGCTCAAATGCAATTCTTGTCAAGAATCTTTACTTGTCTTGCGATCCTTACATGAGAGCTCGCATGTCCTTTAATCAAGATCcttatttctcttctttcacTCCTGGCTCT CCCATAGAAGGATTTGGAGTGGCTAAGGTGGTGGATTCAGGACACCCAGAATTCAAGAAAGGAGATTTAGTCTGGGGAACAACTGGGTGGGAAGAGTATAGTCTCATAAAAAATCCTCAGGGCCTCTTTAAAATTCATCACACTGATGTTCCCCTTTCTTATTATACTGGAATTCTTG GTATGCCTGGGATGACAGCTTGGGCTggtttttatgaaatttgtgCTCCAAAGAAAGGCGAATACATCTATGTTTCTGCAGCATCTGGTGCAGTTGGTCAGCTTGTTGGGCAATTTGCAAAGTTGATGGGTTGCTATGTTGTTGGAAGTGCTGGCAGTAGAGAAAAG GTTGAACTACTAAAGAACAAGTTTGGATTTGATGATGCTTTCAATTATAAAGAGGAGAACGACTTGGATGCTGCTTTGAAAAG GTGCTTTCCTGAAGGCATTGACATTTACTTTGAGCACGTAGGGGGAAAAATGCTGGATGCAGTGCTACTAAACATGAGACTTCACGGACGCATTGCAGCGTGTGGAATGATCTCACAGTACAATCTCAGTCAGCCTGAGGGTGTGCACAATTTGATGAACGTTGTGTATAAACGGATTCGCATGGAAGGATTTGTTGTTTTCGATTACTTTCCCCAGTACTCGAGGTTTTTGGATGCTGTGTTGCCTTACATCCGAGAAGGCAAGGTTGTTTATGTTGAAGACGTAGCTGATGGTCTTGAAAATGCTCCTGCTGCTCTTGTTGGTCTATTCAGTGGCCGCAATGTTGGGAAACAATTAGTTGTAGTTTCTAGGGAATGA